The sequence CACGCTGGCCTCGGTGGAGTGGGAGCGCTTCCGCCCGGACGAGGCGAGGCGCGCCATCGACCGCGCGCTCGCGTGTGAGCGGCCGCTGGGGCTGCCGGGCGCCATGGTGCTGTCGGACCTGGCGCGCGCCCGGCCCGAATCCGGAGACGGGGCCGCGCTGCGCCGTGCCCTCACCGAGCTGCGCCGCGGCGGCGTGCCTCCCGGCCGCGAGGCGCTGCTGCTCTTCATCGAGGGCCAGTTCGAGCTGGCGCGCTCGCTCGCCACGGGGCAGGCGCAGCTCTGGCGCGCGGTGGAGCTGGCGGAGCAGTGGCCGGACGACGCCGACGCGCGCGAGGCCCGGGCCCATGCGTACGGGACGCTCATCGCCGAGGCGGCGCGGGCGGAGAGCTGGAGTGAGGTGCTCGCGCTGCAGGCGCGCCAGCTGCGGCTGGCGGAGGTGCCCGAGCGCTGCATGCTGTCCGTCTCCCTCCACCACGAGCGCACGGTGGTGGTGGCCCGTGGCCCCTCCGGCCGCCTGCTGGGGTACTACGACGCGTCACGCACCGGGCCTCCGCGCGAGGGAGAAGCGCTGGTGCCCGGGCGCCTGGTGGACGAGCTGCGCGCCTGCGGGCATGTGGACGTGCTGGCCCTGCCGCCGGTGCACGGCCTCACCGGGCTGCTGCCGGTGGACCTGGCCTGGAGCTACCGCGTGGGCCGGCGCGCGCCGCTGGGGCCGCCTCCGGCCTTCGGCGCCGCGCGCCACCTCGTGGTGACGGACGTGGCGGACCCGTCGTCGCTGAAGCTGCCGAGGCTGCCTCCACTCCAACCGCCCCGCGTGCCGGACCCGTGGCGCCTGGAGCTGCGCGGGACGCAGGCCACGCCGTCGAAAGTCCTGGAGGCCATGGCGGACGCCAGCGAGGTGGAGCTGCACGCGCACGGCCTGTTCAGCTCCACGGTGTCGGACGCGTCGCTGGTGGTGCTGGCGCCGGACGCAGACGGGCGCTACGCGCTCACCGCGGACCGCGTGCGCCGGGTCCATCTGTCCCGCTCGCCGGTGGTGCTGCTGGCCACGTGCAGCGCGGCGCGGACGGCGCCCTACGTGCACGAGCCCTTCAGCCTGCCGGTGGCCTTCATCGAGGCGGGCGCGAGCGTGGTGCTGGCCTCCACCACGGACATCCCCGACACGGCGGGCGCCTTCTTCGAGCAGGTGCGCGAGCTCATCCGATGCAAGATGCGCCCGTCCGTGGCGCTGCGTGATGCGCGCGCGCGCTGGCTGAAGGAGCACCCCGGCGACGCGGCGTGGCTCGCGCACGTCCTCCTCTTCGAGTGAGCCTGCCTGCTCCCCCTCGAAGTCGGGGAGCGCTGTCGTCCGGGTGTCGCGCTCATGCGCGGCCGCGTCGCCTTATGGACGGCCACCCAAGGATTCGCCCCGAGCGCGTTCGGACAGATGCGTGCAAGGAGCGGGGTGGTCGATGCGGGTTCAACGCGGAGTCACGGTCTTCCCTCATACCGTGGCCTACATCCAGGAGTCGCCCGCACGGGCGCTGTCGACGCCTGTTCGCGGAGGGGAGGCAACGTGAGCTCCCAGTGCGACAAGCTGTATCTCTTCCTCGACGGTGAGCTGGGGCCCGTGGACGAGGAGAAGTTCCGTCACCACCTCGCTCGCTGCGAGCCGTGCGCCACGGGGCTGCACGAGGCGATGCAGCTGGAGCTGCTCAGCCTGTACGCGCTGGGAGACACCGACGCCGCGGCGAAGGTGCACGCCGAGCCGGTGAAGCCCGCGCCCGCGCGCCAGCAGCGCCGGCCCCTGCTGACGCTGTTGCCCGGAGGCCGTCTGGCCGCGGGCGCGGTGCTGGCGCTGGCCGGGGTGCTCGCGACGCTCGCCGTCGTCACGCCGTCACAGCTCAAGGTGTCTCGCGAGGTCTGGCTCGCGCAGGCGCCCACGCGACGGCTGGAGGCACGCGTCGCCTACGCTCCCGCCGACGGGCACCGCCCCTACGCGCCCCTGCGCAGTGCCACCGGGACGTCGGAGCCACCCCGGCCGCCGCCCCTGCGTGAGCTGGCGGACCTGGAGGACGCGGGGGATTTGCACGGCATCGCCGCCGCGTACCTCGTGCGCAAGGACTGGCGCCAGGCGGCGGACTTCCTCCAGCGCACGCCGCCGTCTCCGGACCGCGACAGCGACAGGGCCATCATCCTGCTGGAGCAGGGCCGCCCCAAAGACGCGCTCTCGCTGCTGGAGGGCGTGCTGCGCCAGGTACCCACGCACCCGCAGGCCCAGTGGAACCGCGCCCTGGTGCTGCGGGAGCTGGGGCTGACGCTACCCGCCGCGGAGGCCTTCGAGGCGGTGGCGAAGCTGGGCGAGCCCGGCTGGAGCGAGGAGGCGTTGATCCGCGCCCGTGCGCTCCGTCATGAAACACATGCACACGGGGTGAGCTGGAACACCGGCCTTGCCGCGATGCATTGAGCCAGGGGTGAAAAAGACTCTGGCTGTGTATCAAGCTACCCGTTTTCCGGGGCATTTTCCCTCTGGGGAGGTGCTCCGGATTTTTTTTGAGCAAAACGCACAAGAAAAAGGGCTGTGTACGTATTTGGAAGTGAAAGGCCGGCGCGGCCTGGGGGGCAGCGCCGCCTGCATCGCAAGGGGGGAGTGATGTTTCGTTGTGACGCGCGTGGCCATGGGGAGGCCAACGGTTGGTGGGCGCCCGAAGAGGGACGCGGGGCGGCCGGGGGGCCGTGGGCGGCGAGGTCGGAGGCAGGCGGGAGGGTGGCGGTGCCGGACGAGCAGCAGGGGGACGCGCGGTATTCGATGGGAACCAGTGGTACCGAAGAGAGCCGGGGGGGACTGGATATGGAGCTGATCTACGAAGACGACCTGGAGTTCCAGATCGCCAGCTTCTGATGTCTGGCGCGAGGCGGTAGTCGCGCTCCGAGTCCCCCGCCTTCCGGAGTCACCAAGGGACTCCGGGGGCGGGGGCCTCCGGTTTCATGAGGTAGTAGGGTGCGGGGCTCCTTCTCGAAAGGGAGTCCTCGAATGCGTGGTGGAAGCTGGGCAATCCTCTCGTGCGCGCTGCTGGCCGCCTGTGCCACGCCGGCCCGGAGGGGAAGCGGTACGGATGCACCGCCCCTGCTGACCTGGTCCGAGCAGATTGCGGTGCGCGAGGCCTGGCTGCAGAAGCGCCACGGGCTGCTCCTGGACATGATGCGCCGCCACGGCGTGGGCATGTGGATTGTCGTCAACGAGGAGTTCCACGACGACCCGCTGACGCAGTTCGTGGCGCCGCCGCGGCCGTATGCGGGCAACCGGGACATCTTCGTCTTCATCGACGCGGGCGCGGAGGGACTCAAGCGCGTGGCGCTGACGGGCTACGCGGAGGCCGTGCTCACGCGCTTCTTCGAGTTGCCCGCCGAGGGCCGCACGCCGCGCGAGGTGCTGGGCGAATTGGACGCGCGCTACCATCCCAAGACAATTGCGCTGGGCATCGGCGGCAAGCGCGGGGTGACGCGCAGCCTGACGCGTGAGTCCTATTCCTTCCTGGTGGAGGCGCTGGGCGCGGAGGCGGAGGCGCGCTTCGTGAGCGCGGCGCCGCTCATCGAGGAGTACCTGGACACGCGGCTTCCGGAGGAGTGGGAGACGTACCACGGCCTCGTGCAGCTCACGGACGCGGTGGTGAGGGAGGCGCTCTCCACCTCGGTGATTACGCCGGGCAAGACGACGGTGGGCGACGTGCGCCGCTGGCTCTTCGACAGGCTGTGGGCGCTGGGCGTGAGCACGTGGTTCCAGCCGGACGTGCGCGTGCAGCGCAAGGGCCAGGCGGCCTCGTCGTCGCGCGGATTCCTCGCGCCCGCGACGGAGGACGTCGTCATCCAACGGGGTGACTTGCTCCATGTGGACTTCGGAATCACCTACATGGGGTTGAACACGGACTGGCAGAAGATGGCGTACGTGCCGCGCGAGGGTGAGGCGGACGTGCCGGCCGGCCTGAAGAAGGCGCTCGCCAACACGAATGCGCTGCAGGACGCGCTGATGCTGCGTGCCTCGCGCCCGGGCCGCTCGTCGGCGGACGTGTACGAGCAGACGATGGCGGAGATGAAGGAGAAGGGAATCGAGGCGATGGTGTACAGCCACCCGCTGGGCAACCAGGGCCACGCGCTGGGGGCGAGCATCGACTTCCGCTCGGCCAGCCGGAAGGAGGAGCCGAAGCTGCTGCGCGAGGGCTCGTACATCGCCATCGAGCTGAACGCGGCCACCGTCGTGCCCGAGTGGGACGGGCAGAAGGTGTACGTGATGCAGGAGGACCCCGCGTACCTCACGGCCGAGGGGTGGAAGTTCTTCGTGCCGAGGCAGGAGGCCTTCTACCTCGTGGGCAGCGGCGTCTTCACCACGCGCGGCGCGGAGATGCACTGACGGCCGTCAGAAGCCGATGCCGGCGCCCACGTTGAGGGCCCACATGCGCGCGGTGCCGGGCATGCGGAGGTTGTCGGGCGTGTCCACGTCGATGCGCACGCCCGCGCGCGCGAAGCCGGAGCCGAGGCGGGCGCGGACGAAGGGCTCGAGGGAGAGCAGCGCGTCCCGGCCGTCCCACGTCGCCTCGGTGAGGCGCGGCGACACGACTTGAGCCCTCAGGCCGGGCTCCAGGAAGCCCATTCCGAGCGAGGCCTCCGCGCTGGCCTGCGCGACGAAGTGGGTGTCCTCGGACGAGTGCGAGACGGGCACCAGCATGCCCACGGCCACGTCGGCGCGGAATTGGAAGCCGGGCAGGTCCATGCCCACTGCGAGGGGCAGCACCACGGAGGTGGTGTCGAGCGCCCAAAGCCACGGGTCCGCCAGTCCGCGCACGGCGGCGGCGGTGGCGTAGTTGGCACCCTCGGCGGCGGTGGCGGCTTCGCCGGTTTTGCGCGCGTCGCCACGCAGGGCGATGGGCAGGGCCACGGCCGCGCCCACGCGGGCGAAGAGGACGCCGTCCGCGGCGGTGCGG comes from Pyxidicoccus parkwaysis and encodes:
- a CDS encoding zf-HC2 domain-containing protein, which encodes MSSQCDKLYLFLDGELGPVDEEKFRHHLARCEPCATGLHEAMQLELLSLYALGDTDAAAKVHAEPVKPAPARQQRRPLLTLLPGGRLAAGAVLALAGVLATLAVVTPSQLKVSREVWLAQAPTRRLEARVAYAPADGHRPYAPLRSATGTSEPPRPPPLRELADLEDAGDLHGIAAAYLVRKDWRQAADFLQRTPPSPDRDSDRAIILLEQGRPKDALSLLEGVLRQVPTHPQAQWNRALVLRELGLTLPAAEAFEAVAKLGEPGWSEEALIRARALRHETHAHGVSWNTGLAAMH
- a CDS encoding M24 family metallopeptidase; the protein is MRGGSWAILSCALLAACATPARRGSGTDAPPLLTWSEQIAVREAWLQKRHGLLLDMMRRHGVGMWIVVNEEFHDDPLTQFVAPPRPYAGNRDIFVFIDAGAEGLKRVALTGYAEAVLTRFFELPAEGRTPREVLGELDARYHPKTIALGIGGKRGVTRSLTRESYSFLVEALGAEAEARFVSAAPLIEEYLDTRLPEEWETYHGLVQLTDAVVREALSTSVITPGKTTVGDVRRWLFDRLWALGVSTWFQPDVRVQRKGQAASSSRGFLAPATEDVVIQRGDLLHVDFGITYMGLNTDWQKMAYVPREGEADVPAGLKKALANTNALQDALMLRASRPGRSSADVYEQTMAEMKEKGIEAMVYSHPLGNQGHALGASIDFRSASRKEEPKLLREGSYIAIELNAATVVPEWDGQKVYVMQEDPAYLTAEGWKFFVPRQEAFYLVGSGVFTTRGAEMH